One stretch of Clostridia bacterium DNA includes these proteins:
- a CDS encoding spore germination protein, with protein MQDRGFADRITDLQLSFLTLFVIMGGNYLIMPRGVVVLAGRDGWLALLLAGAVITLAAGSVVRLQLRFPGQTAVSYNRVLLGPVLGRILSLWLLAHFTLAGSYQVRLLLDSLKLYLLPHTPLEVTLAALLFTSAYAVRHGLNILARLSEVFFPLVVGFLLVIFLLLQVTADYRNLLPVAAQGIKPLALAALSGATLYQGFGHLVFTTAFLHRPQQAVGAVWRGLALVTGLYAFTYAVAVAVLGPDLLAHLLYPPLDLTRALDFPALLFERVEVLMLVVWMLAACLAFSLAFYLVSLGATQLLHLEKHDPVVFLLIPVFYFLARLPEDLAAQEALNRLVRVSFVLLTVTYAVILPVTARLRGRGGSGG; from the coding sequence GTGCAGGACCGGGGTTTTGCCGATCGCATTACCGACCTGCAATTGAGCTTCCTGACCCTCTTCGTGATCATGGGGGGCAACTATCTTATCATGCCCCGCGGGGTAGTGGTGCTGGCCGGCCGCGACGGGTGGCTGGCCCTGCTGTTGGCCGGGGCAGTGATCACTCTGGCCGCCGGCTCCGTAGTCCGGCTGCAGCTGCGTTTTCCCGGCCAAACGGCGGTGAGCTACAACCGGGTATTGCTGGGTCCGGTGCTGGGCCGGATCTTAAGCCTCTGGCTCCTGGCCCACTTCACCCTCGCCGGCAGCTATCAGGTGCGCCTGCTTCTGGACAGTCTGAAACTCTACCTGCTCCCCCATACTCCGCTGGAGGTCACCCTGGCCGCCTTGCTCTTCACCTCCGCCTACGCGGTGCGGCACGGCCTGAACATCCTGGCCCGACTCAGCGAGGTGTTCTTCCCCCTGGTGGTGGGGTTCCTGCTGGTGATCTTCCTGCTCCTGCAGGTTACCGCCGACTACCGCAACCTGCTGCCGGTGGCCGCGCAGGGGATCAAACCGCTGGCCCTGGCGGCGTTGAGCGGGGCCACGCTCTATCAGGGCTTCGGGCACCTGGTCTTTACCACGGCCTTCCTGCACCGGCCGCAGCAGGCGGTAGGGGCGGTCTGGCGGGGACTGGCACTGGTCACCGGCCTATACGCTTTTACCTACGCCGTGGCCGTTGCCGTGCTGGGGCCGGATCTGCTGGCGCACCTGCTTTACCCGCCGCTAGACCTGACCCGGGCGCTGGACTTTCCTGCGCTGCTGTTCGAGCGGGTAGAGGTGCTGATGCTGGTGGTGTGGATGCTGGCCGCCTGCCTGGCCTTCAGCCTGGCCTTCTACCTGGTGTCCCTGGGCGCCACCCAGTTGCTGCACCTGGAAAAGCACGACCCCGTGGTATTTCTGCTTATACCGGTCTTCTACTTCCTGGCCCGGCTCCCCGAGGACCTGGCCGCCCAGGAAGCGCTCAACCGCTTGGTACGGGTAAGCTTCGTGCTGCTGACTGTCACCTACGCGGTAATCTTGCCGGTGACGGCCCGGCTGCGCGGCCGGGGTGGCAGCGGTGGTTAG
- a CDS encoding S4 domain-containing protein yields the protein MRLDKFLQIARLLRRRALAKEACLAGRVRVNGRTAKPGTEIKAGDVVVIDWGHRVLEIEVVRAGPASKAEASSLYRVLRDSRQDLSS from the coding sequence TTGCGTCTGGACAAGTTTCTCCAGATAGCACGCCTCCTCCGGCGGAGGGCCCTGGCCAAGGAGGCGTGCCTGGCGGGGAGGGTTCGGGTTAACGGCCGGACCGCCAAGCCGGGCACGGAGATAAAGGCCGGAGATGTGGTAGTCATCGACTGGGGCCACAGGGTCCTGGAGATAGAGGTAGTCAGGGCGGGCCCGGCTTCCAAGGCCGAGGCCTCTTCCCTGTATCGTGTCTTGCGCGACAGCAGGCAGGATTTGTCGTCATAG
- the spoVT gene encoding stage V sporulation protein T, producing the protein MDVKATGIVRRIDDLGRVVIPKEIRRTLRIREGDPLEIFVDREGEVILKKYSPIGELGDFAKEYADSLHEAVGHIACIADRDNIIAVAGAPKKEFLNKPVGPAVEKVMEERKPVLINTPGEHLLCRDCAVRAEEEEGCPFSAEVIAPIVAEGDPIGAVILCSREPGVKMGELELKLAETAAGFLAKQMEQ; encoded by the coding sequence TTGGACGTGAAGGCCACGGGTATCGTCAGGAGGATAGACGATCTCGGCCGCGTGGTGATACCCAAGGAGATCCGCCGCACCCTGCGCATCCGCGAGGGAGACCCGCTGGAGATCTTCGTGGATCGCGAAGGGGAGGTCATTCTTAAGAAGTACTCACCCATCGGCGAGTTGGGTGATTTCGCCAAGGAGTACGCGGATTCCCTGCACGAGGCCGTGGGTCACATCGCCTGTATCGCCGACCGCGACAACATCATTGCCGTGGCCGGGGCCCCAAAGAAGGAGTTTCTCAACAAACCCGTCGGTCCCGCGGTGGAGAAGGTGATGGAAGAGCGTAAACCCGTGCTGATAAACACTCCGGGCGAACACCTGCTGTGTAGAGACTGCGCCGTACGCGCGGAAGAGGAAGAGGGCTGCCCCTTCAGCGCCGAGGTGATCGCCCCCATCGTGGCCGAAGGCGATCCCATAGGAGCGGTAATCCTCTGCTCTCGGGAGCCGGGGGTCAAGATGGGCGAACTGGAGCTGAAGCTGGCGGAAACCGCGGCCGGGTTCCTGGCCAAGCAGATGGAACAGTAG
- a CDS encoding HU family DNA-binding protein, whose amino-acid sequence MNKMDLVNSVAEKTEMTKKDAEKVINAVFDSIGEALASGEKVQLVGFGTFEVRERAARTGRNPRTGQEISIPATRVPTFKPGKTLRDTVGA is encoded by the coding sequence ATGAACAAGATGGATCTGGTTAACAGCGTGGCCGAGAAGACAGAAATGACCAAGAAAGACGCCGAAAAGGTCATCAATGCCGTCTTCGACAGCATCGGCGAAGCCCTGGCCAGCGGTGAGAAGGTGCAGTTGGTGGGGTTTGGCACCTTTGAGGTCAGAGAAAGGGCCGCCCGCACCGGACGCAACCCGCGTACCGGCCAAGAGATCTCCATACCCGCCACCCGGGTGCCCACTTTCAAGCCGGGCAAGACGCTGCGGGATACCGTAGGGGCCTAA
- the mfd gene encoding transcription-repair coupling factor, with product MLRREQETDWEELLARLEYLGYERVDLVEVPGHYSVRGGLIDVFPRSAEYPVRVEFFGDQVVSLRPFNPETQRSTGELEEVEFGPAREMLLPGPVWERGLAAWEADFQAALERLASRDRTAAQNLTRYMAERLERARQGLKNLRLDDLWMYFYPHPCFLWHYFSSPPLVVLVEPARLLESLDFIRRERLGLFREFLAQGRALPGQAEPEPAFEQLAGDWQRGPVLGFSSLPRTVSGLSWQMATGVRSKQPPRELAAKPGLLTDMLRRWQAEGYALLIMLGGPQRARHLAELLREEGFAPVVADGRDAEPALLPGQLVVAWGGLSQGVELSDLRLVVLTEAEVYGQQRRPRPLKVFREGTKLSGLTDLAEGDYVVHIHHGIGRYQGIKRLTVGGVDKDYLLIQYAGEDRLYVPVDQISLVHKYIGSPDGQPPKLSRLASGEWAKVKSRVKSTVRDLAKELLELYAARETVAGHAFGPDTVWQQEFEEAFPYRETPDQLRAIAEVKADMERSKPMDRLLCGDVGYGKTEVALRAAFKAVMENRQVAVLVPTTVLAQQHYRTFGERFAPYPVRVEVLSRFRTPKEQREIVRGLALGQIDIVIGTHRLLSRDVKFKDLGLLIIDEEQRFGVTHKEKIKQLRHSVDVLTLSATPIPRTLHMSLVGVRDMSLIETAPEDRYPVQTYVVEYSDELVREAIRRELGRGGQVYFVHNRIADIERVAARIKELVPEARVAVGHGRLPEEDLEQVMVDFVEGGYDVLVCTTIVENGLDIPNVNTLIVDEADNFGLAQLYQLRGRVGRSNRIAYAYFTYRRDRVINPLAEKRLAAIREFTALGSGFKIALRDLEIRGAGNLLGPEQHGHIQAVGFHLYCQLLEEAVREQKAGAKAEAAPEAPSLELSVDAYLADDYIRAAGLKMEFYRRLLSAETPEEVAEMEAELLDRFGEPPEPTARLLSLAYLRALARRVGVTGVQQQGKEVLVRFEANVPYQGEVLLRLAQRFPRRLAFSVTGGLTMRVRVQDLDQQGLLELLRGVFTTLHTLAGSPQGTRQTASVAGTGKIMGE from the coding sequence GTGCTGCGCCGGGAACAGGAGACGGATTGGGAAGAGCTGCTTGCCCGGCTGGAATACCTGGGTTACGAGCGGGTAGATCTGGTGGAGGTTCCCGGCCACTACAGCGTCCGGGGCGGCCTGATAGACGTCTTTCCCCGCTCGGCCGAATATCCGGTGCGGGTAGAGTTTTTCGGAGACCAGGTGGTGTCCTTACGGCCCTTCAATCCCGAAACCCAGCGTTCCACCGGCGAGTTGGAGGAGGTGGAGTTCGGCCCCGCCCGGGAAATGCTGCTTCCCGGGCCGGTGTGGGAAAGGGGACTGGCCGCCTGGGAGGCCGATTTCCAGGCCGCCCTCGAGCGCCTTGCCTCCCGGGACCGGACGGCGGCCCAAAACCTTACCCGTTACATGGCCGAGCGGCTGGAACGGGCCCGGCAGGGGTTGAAGAACCTGCGTCTGGATGACCTGTGGATGTATTTCTATCCCCACCCGTGCTTCCTCTGGCATTATTTTTCTTCTCCACCCCTGGTGGTACTGGTGGAGCCGGCCCGGCTTCTGGAAAGCCTCGACTTTATCCGGCGCGAGCGTCTGGGGCTCTTCCGGGAGTTCCTGGCCCAGGGTCGCGCCTTACCCGGGCAGGCCGAGCCCGAACCCGCTTTTGAGCAGCTGGCCGGGGACTGGCAGCGGGGGCCGGTGCTGGGGTTCTCCTCCCTGCCGCGCACGGTTTCGGGGCTGAGCTGGCAAATGGCCACCGGGGTAAGAAGCAAGCAGCCCCCCCGAGAATTGGCCGCCAAGCCCGGCCTGCTGACCGATATGTTGCGCCGATGGCAGGCCGAGGGCTACGCCCTGCTGATCATGCTTGGCGGGCCGCAGCGGGCGCGTCACCTGGCGGAGCTGTTGCGGGAGGAGGGTTTTGCCCCGGTGGTCGCAGACGGGCGGGACGCCGAGCCGGCGCTTTTGCCGGGGCAACTGGTGGTTGCCTGGGGAGGGCTGAGCCAGGGCGTGGAGCTTTCGGATCTCAGGCTGGTGGTGCTTACCGAGGCCGAGGTCTACGGCCAGCAGCGCCGCCCCCGGCCGCTGAAGGTTTTCCGGGAGGGCACGAAGCTTTCCGGCCTCACCGACCTGGCGGAAGGCGACTACGTGGTGCACATTCACCACGGGATCGGCCGCTACCAGGGGATCAAACGCCTGACCGTGGGCGGGGTGGACAAGGACTACCTGCTTATCCAGTACGCCGGCGAGGACCGGCTCTACGTGCCGGTGGACCAGATCTCCTTGGTACACAAGTATATCGGCAGTCCCGACGGGCAGCCCCCGAAGCTCAGCCGGCTTGCCAGCGGCGAGTGGGCCAAGGTAAAGAGCCGGGTCAAGAGTACGGTGCGGGACCTGGCCAAGGAGTTGCTGGAGCTCTACGCGGCGCGGGAGACGGTGGCCGGTCACGCCTTCGGTCCGGATACCGTATGGCAGCAGGAATTCGAAGAGGCCTTTCCCTACCGCGAGACCCCGGATCAGTTGCGGGCCATCGCCGAGGTCAAGGCCGACATGGAGCGCTCCAAACCCATGGATCGTTTGTTGTGCGGGGACGTGGGCTACGGCAAGACCGAGGTAGCCCTCCGGGCCGCCTTCAAGGCGGTCATGGAGAACAGACAGGTGGCGGTGCTGGTGCCTACTACGGTCTTGGCCCAGCAGCACTATCGTACCTTCGGCGAACGCTTTGCCCCTTATCCGGTACGGGTGGAAGTGCTGAGCCGTTTCCGCACCCCCAAGGAGCAGCGGGAGATCGTGCGCGGCCTGGCCTTGGGGCAGATCGACATCGTTATCGGCACCCACCGCCTGCTTTCGCGGGACGTAAAATTCAAGGACCTGGGCCTGTTGATCATCGACGAGGAGCAGCGCTTTGGCGTCACTCATAAGGAAAAGATTAAGCAGCTGCGGCATTCGGTAGACGTGCTCACCCTGAGCGCCACCCCCATTCCCCGGACCCTGCACATGTCGCTGGTGGGGGTGCGGGACATGAGCCTGATCGAAACCGCTCCCGAGGATCGTTACCCGGTGCAGACCTACGTGGTGGAGTACAGCGATGAGTTGGTCCGGGAGGCCATTCGCCGGGAACTGGGGCGGGGCGGGCAGGTCTATTTTGTGCACAACCGCATTGCGGACATCGAGCGGGTGGCGGCGCGCATCAAGGAGTTGGTACCCGAAGCCCGGGTGGCGGTGGGCCACGGCCGCCTGCCCGAAGAGGATCTGGAACAGGTGATGGTGGACTTCGTAGAGGGGGGTTACGACGTACTGGTCTGCACCACCATCGTGGAAAACGGCCTGGACATCCCCAACGTAAACACGCTGATTGTGGACGAGGCGGACAACTTCGGACTGGCGCAGCTCTACCAGCTGCGGGGCAGGGTCGGCCGCTCCAACCGGATCGCCTATGCCTATTTTACCTATCGCCGCGATCGGGTCATCAATCCCCTGGCGGAGAAGCGGCTGGCCGCCATCCGGGAGTTTACCGCCCTGGGCTCCGGTTTCAAGATCGCCTTGCGCGATCTGGAAATCCGGGGGGCCGGCAACCTGCTCGGTCCCGAGCAGCACGGCCACATTCAGGCGGTAGGCTTCCACCTCTACTGCCAGCTGCTGGAGGAAGCCGTTCGGGAGCAGAAGGCCGGCGCCAAGGCCGAAGCCGCGCCCGAGGCCCCCTCCCTCGAGCTGTCGGTGGACGCCTACCTGGCGGACGATTACATCCGGGCCGCGGGGCTGAAAATGGAGTTCTACCGGCGGCTGCTTTCGGCCGAAACGCCGGAGGAAGTGGCAGAGATGGAAGCCGAACTGCTGGACCGCTTCGGCGAACCTCCCGAACCGACCGCCCGCCTGCTTTCCCTGGCCTACTTGCGGGCCCTGGCCCGCCGGGTGGGGGTGACGGGCGTGCAGCAGCAGGGTAAGGAAGTGCTGGTTCGGTTTGAAGCCAATGTCCCCTATCAGGGCGAGGTGCTGCTGCGGCTGGCCCAGCGTTTCCCCCGCCGGCTGGCCTTTTCCGTTACCGGGGGACTGACCATGCGGGTAAGGGTTCAGGATCTGGACCAGCAGGGTCTGCTGGAACTCCTGCGCGGGGTATTCACTACCCTGCATACCCTGGCCGGAAGCCCCCAGGGAACCCGGCAAACCGCTTCCGTCGCCGGGACCGGGAAAATCATGGGCGAGTAA
- the mazG gene encoding nucleoside triphosphate pyrophosphohydrolase, which translates to MGTIWVVGLGPGDERLLPPANFSLLQKIRPVFLRTARHPLVPWLEAQGIAFASFDVYYEEQPTFEAVYRAIVDTLLEEARCRGEVAYAVPGHPLVAEETVRLILERSRQGEVRVNLLPAMSCLDAVFAALEVDPAGGLAVLEAGRLEQADVRPELGLVVLQVYNRLVASQVKLALLPVYGDEWPVCLVRAAGVPKEEKVCSLLLHEIDRQPWLDHLTTLYVPPQHAAHGLGPPGSFSTLEAVMARLRGPEGCPWDRAQTHASLRRYLLEECYEVLEALDEQDPHRLREELGDLLLQIVFHARIAQEAGHFDLREVVAGLVEKLYRRHPHVFGKGRADTAEEVQENWQKIKEAEKGGRRRSLLDGVPLELPALARAQKIQERAAAVGFDWPEVSGVWAKVREEEQEVAAAVATGEKRQVEAELGDLLFAVVNLARFLGVDAESALRTSTARFARRFGYLEERCRQAGRKPEELSLDELDELWEEAKARGDKNFSRARPRQKENPRR; encoded by the coding sequence TTGGGCACAATATGGGTCGTAGGGCTGGGTCCGGGGGATGAGCGCCTGCTGCCGCCGGCCAATTTTTCCTTGCTGCAGAAGATTCGGCCGGTATTTCTGCGCACTGCCCGGCACCCGCTGGTTCCCTGGCTGGAAGCCCAGGGAATCGCCTTTGCCAGCTTCGACGTCTATTACGAAGAGCAGCCCACCTTTGAAGCGGTTTACCGGGCGATCGTGGACACCCTCCTCGAGGAAGCCCGGTGCCGGGGAGAGGTGGCTTACGCCGTGCCCGGTCATCCTTTGGTGGCCGAGGAAACGGTGCGCCTGATCCTGGAGCGTTCTCGGCAGGGAGAGGTAAGGGTAAATCTCCTCCCGGCCATGAGTTGTCTGGACGCCGTCTTTGCCGCCCTGGAAGTGGACCCGGCAGGCGGGCTGGCCGTACTGGAAGCCGGCAGGTTGGAGCAGGCCGATGTCCGGCCGGAGTTAGGTCTGGTGGTACTTCAGGTATACAATCGTCTGGTAGCGTCACAGGTAAAGCTGGCCCTGCTCCCGGTCTACGGCGACGAATGGCCGGTCTGTCTGGTGCGGGCAGCCGGAGTGCCCAAAGAGGAGAAAGTCTGCTCCCTCCTCCTACACGAAATAGACCGCCAGCCCTGGCTTGATCACCTCACCACTCTGTACGTGCCGCCCCAACATGCCGCTCACGGCCTGGGCCCTCCCGGTTCCTTTTCCACCCTGGAGGCGGTCATGGCCCGCCTGCGGGGACCGGAGGGATGCCCCTGGGATCGGGCCCAAACCCACGCCAGCCTGCGGCGCTATCTCTTAGAGGAATGCTACGAGGTCCTGGAAGCCCTGGACGAGCAGGACCCGCACCGCCTGCGGGAAGAACTGGGGGATCTGTTGCTGCAGATAGTGTTTCACGCCCGGATCGCCCAGGAGGCAGGACATTTTGACCTCCGCGAGGTGGTGGCCGGCCTGGTGGAGAAGCTGTACCGCCGTCACCCGCACGTTTTCGGGAAGGGAAGGGCCGACACCGCCGAAGAGGTCCAGGAAAACTGGCAGAAGATCAAGGAGGCCGAAAAGGGGGGCCGGCGGCGTTCGCTGTTGGACGGAGTTCCCCTGGAGCTGCCGGCTCTGGCCCGGGCCCAGAAGATCCAGGAGCGGGCGGCGGCGGTAGGGTTTGACTGGCCCGAGGTGTCGGGAGTATGGGCCAAGGTGCGCGAGGAAGAGCAGGAAGTGGCGGCGGCGGTCGCCACCGGGGAGAAACGGCAGGTGGAGGCCGAACTGGGCGATTTGCTCTTTGCGGTGGTGAACCTGGCCCGGTTCCTGGGCGTGGATGCGGAGAGCGCCCTGCGGACCAGCACCGCCCGGTTTGCCCGCCGCTTCGGCTACCTGGAGGAGCGGTGCCGGCAGGCCGGCCGGAAACCGGAAGAGCTTAGCCTAGACGAATTGGACGAGCTTTGGGAAGAGGCCAAGGCCCGCGGAGACAAAAATTTTTCCAGGGCGAGACCGCGACAGAAGGAGAATCCTCGCCGGTAG
- a CDS encoding SpoIID/LytB domain-containing protein, with product MKRRVLLILCLAAAAAAGLIWYYARRPGLPTEEPLITLYVKERDAVEKIRLEDYLVGVVAGEMDPNWPVNALAAQAILARTFTLKKMAEGGVEAHGTDASTDEKEFQAYAPEKASEAVRRAVSMTRGLVCTYRGRYINGWFHADSGGRTAASAAEGLDYDQEPTPYVQSVPDPGYSASPPENRAWKTSFPWAEVRAAVRAATGRDPGAEPSAEVVARGPSGRATRVRIGKVALSGPSLRLALGSERMRSTLLTRLAVSDGSLVAEGRGFGHGVGMSQWGAKVLAEQGRSPEEIIRYFFRDVKVERAWK from the coding sequence GTGAAACGGCGAGTCCTGCTTATTTTGTGCCTGGCGGCGGCAGCGGCCGCGGGACTGATCTGGTACTATGCCCGTCGCCCCGGTCTGCCGACCGAAGAACCGCTGATCACCCTTTACGTGAAGGAAAGGGACGCGGTAGAGAAGATCAGGCTGGAGGACTACCTGGTAGGGGTGGTGGCGGGCGAGATGGACCCGAACTGGCCGGTCAACGCCCTGGCCGCCCAGGCCATCCTGGCGCGCACCTTTACCCTGAAGAAGATGGCGGAGGGCGGGGTCGAGGCCCACGGCACGGATGCCTCCACGGACGAGAAGGAGTTCCAGGCCTACGCGCCGGAGAAGGCTTCCGAGGCGGTCCGCCGGGCGGTGAGTATGACCCGGGGTCTGGTATGTACTTATCGCGGTCGATACATTAACGGGTGGTTTCACGCCGACTCCGGCGGCCGTACCGCGGCCAGTGCCGCCGAAGGTCTGGATTACGATCAGGAACCCACACCCTACGTGCAGAGCGTGCCCGATCCCGGCTATTCCGCCTCTCCCCCGGAAAACCGGGCCTGGAAAACGTCGTTTCCCTGGGCAGAGGTTAGGGCGGCGGTCAGGGCCGCAACCGGGCGGGACCCCGGGGCCGAGCCTTCGGCCGAGGTGGTCGCGCGCGGGCCGTCGGGGCGGGCGACCCGCGTCCGGATAGGGAAGGTGGCCCTTAGCGGTCCTTCCCTGCGCCTGGCCCTGGGCAGCGAGAGAATGCGGTCCACCTTGCTGACCCGCCTGGCGGTGAGCGACGGCAGCCTGGTGGCGGAAGGCCGGGGTTTCGGCCACGGGGTGGGCATGAGCCAGTGGGGCGCGAAAGTCCTGGCCGAGCAGGGCAGGAGCCCGGAGGAAATCATCCGCTACTTCTTCCGGGACGTAAAGGTAGAGAGAGCCTGGAAGTAG
- a CDS encoding putative sulfate/molybdate transporter, protein MRVAVKTANRYDRWEWAGAFGDLGTLIPFVLAYANIVKLDPVGIIFVFGAAKIAVGLYYRTPVPVQPQKLVGAAATAQAGAFSPEAVWAAGLFSGAVWLLLGASGAIGLVARLARKPVTQGIMLGLGFSFMLEGLRCMQADWLLAGAGFLLALFLLGNGKIPAMLALLVLGVTWGVAASPPDWQEVGANVGLHFPRLLLLHIDDPAAAQGILLLALPQLPLTLGNAVIGIVAENNMLFPHRRLAEREVAISTGIINLVAPFWGGVPMCHGAGGMAGHVRFGARTGGALVILGSLLVVLALFFGGAITVLFALFPRAILGTVLFFAGLELALTAWRPGEGRSETGIALITAALTVWNAGVAFALGIFLAWATEKGWIRL, encoded by the coding sequence TTGAGGGTTGCGGTGAAAACAGCTAACCGCTACGACAGGTGGGAGTGGGCGGGCGCCTTTGGCGACCTGGGTACGCTTATTCCCTTTGTGCTGGCCTATGCTAACATTGTCAAGCTGGACCCCGTGGGCATAATTTTTGTGTTCGGCGCGGCCAAGATAGCCGTGGGCCTTTACTACCGCACCCCGGTGCCCGTCCAGCCCCAGAAGCTGGTCGGCGCCGCCGCCACGGCCCAGGCAGGCGCTTTCTCGCCCGAGGCAGTGTGGGCCGCGGGGCTTTTCTCCGGGGCGGTGTGGTTGCTCCTGGGGGCAAGCGGCGCCATCGGTCTGGTGGCGCGACTGGCCCGCAAACCGGTCACTCAGGGTATCATGCTGGGATTGGGCTTCAGCTTCATGCTCGAAGGCCTGCGTTGCATGCAGGCCGACTGGCTCCTGGCAGGTGCCGGTTTTCTTCTGGCTCTGTTCCTGCTCGGCAACGGAAAGATTCCGGCCATGCTGGCACTGCTGGTTCTGGGGGTGACGTGGGGCGTCGCGGCTTCACCACCTGACTGGCAGGAGGTGGGGGCTAACGTGGGCCTGCACTTCCCCCGCCTGCTGCTTCTTCACATTGACGACCCCGCCGCAGCCCAGGGCATATTGCTCCTGGCGCTTCCCCAGTTGCCGTTGACCCTGGGCAACGCCGTCATCGGGATTGTAGCCGAGAACAATATGCTCTTTCCCCACCGGCGACTTGCCGAAAGGGAGGTGGCCATCTCTACCGGTATCATCAACCTGGTGGCGCCTTTCTGGGGAGGCGTTCCCATGTGCCACGGCGCCGGAGGCATGGCGGGTCACGTGCGCTTCGGCGCGCGAACCGGTGGAGCGCTGGTAATTCTCGGTTCCCTGCTGGTGGTGCTGGCCCTTTTCTTCGGAGGGGCCATAACCGTTCTGTTCGCCCTCTTCCCCCGAGCGATACTCGGCACGGTGCTGTTTTTTGCCGGGCTGGAACTCGCCCTTACCGCCTGGCGCCCGGGTGAAGGGCGCAGCGAGACGGGTATTGCCCTGATTACTGCGGCCTTAACCGTTTGGAATGCCGGGGTTGCTTTTGCCCTGGGCATCTTCCTGGCCTGGGCTACCGAAAAGGGTTGGATTCGGCTCTAG
- the pth gene encoding aminoacyl-tRNA hydrolase, with translation MLRLVVGLGNPGRRYRRTRHNLGFAAVELLAARLGAGSWRREGRAEVAGLVLAGREIVLAKPITFMNLSGEAVVPLVSRLGAAPEEVVLVHDDLDLPAGKIRVRPQGSAGGHRGVASVLESLGTDRVGRVKLGIGRPPPGVDPADYVLEPLSGQEWEVFSLPLEQASDALEFLLRGGSWAEVMNRFNG, from the coding sequence GTGCTGCGGCTGGTCGTGGGTCTGGGCAACCCCGGCCGTCGTTACCGGCGCACCCGGCACAACCTGGGCTTTGCCGCGGTGGAGCTTCTGGCCGCGCGCCTGGGGGCCGGGTCCTGGCGCCGTGAGGGCCGGGCCGAGGTCGCGGGTCTGGTTCTGGCCGGACGGGAAATAGTCCTGGCCAAGCCGATCACCTTCATGAACCTGAGCGGCGAGGCCGTGGTCCCGCTGGTGTCCCGGCTGGGAGCGGCGCCGGAGGAGGTAGTGCTGGTCCACGACGACCTGGACTTGCCGGCGGGAAAGATCCGGGTGCGGCCGCAGGGGAGCGCCGGCGGTCACCGGGGGGTGGCATCGGTGCTGGAGTCTTTGGGCACGGACCGCGTCGGCCGGGTAAAGCTCGGAATCGGACGCCCCCCGCCGGGAGTAGATCCGGCAGACTACGTGCTGGAGCCTCTCTCCGGGCAGGAGTGGGAGGTTTTTTCTCTGCCGTTGGAGCAGGCGTCAGACGCCCTGGAGTTCCTGCTGCGGGGCGGCTCCTGGGCAGAGGTCATGAACCGTTTTAACGGGTGA
- a CDS encoding Ger(x)C family spore germination protein has translation MAGLVLAGIFLGGCWDRLEVEHRAFVMAIAVDRAEEKPGGAATDPPRLRLAFQIANPSKLAGGGQEASGKGGGTEPAFWNLATVASGVFLGAREVCTRLDRVPYFEHLQLVLVGEELAREGLEPVLDFFRRNSEMHGRVEVAIAAGEAGKVLEVAPRLQPLPALYLADVLRTGQRRTGHQVAAQDLIHVFSRLASGASMVLPRIEAAEKEVKVAGGAVLRQGRLVGWLGETEAEGFRWLQGEPRGIIVGARLPGTGAVDAFEVWHARTRIVPQVTGGRVSVRVVIQAEGGISEHAGTGSVAQAAHLAVAEEEVGRTIARRVQAALRELKRLRADAAGFGQEIERHHPLMWERLKQRWEEEIFPTVPVQVEAQVRIRQVGLYR, from the coding sequence GTGGCAGGGCTGGTGCTCGCCGGCATTTTCCTGGGAGGCTGCTGGGATCGGCTGGAGGTGGAGCACCGGGCCTTTGTGATGGCCATCGCCGTAGATCGGGCAGAGGAGAAGCCCGGCGGGGCGGCAACCGATCCGCCCAGGCTGCGCCTGGCCTTCCAGATTGCGAATCCCAGCAAGCTCGCGGGCGGGGGGCAGGAGGCCTCGGGGAAGGGCGGCGGCACGGAGCCGGCCTTCTGGAATCTGGCCACCGTGGCCTCGGGGGTATTCCTCGGGGCGAGGGAAGTGTGTACCCGATTGGACCGCGTGCCGTACTTCGAGCACCTGCAGCTGGTTCTGGTCGGGGAGGAGCTGGCCCGCGAGGGCCTGGAGCCGGTGCTGGACTTCTTCCGGCGCAACTCCGAAATGCACGGCCGGGTGGAGGTGGCCATCGCTGCGGGAGAGGCCGGAAAGGTGCTGGAGGTGGCACCCCGGCTTCAGCCCTTGCCCGCGCTGTACCTGGCAGACGTGCTCCGCACCGGCCAGCGCCGCACCGGCCACCAGGTGGCCGCTCAGGATCTGATCCACGTGTTCTCCCGGTTGGCCTCCGGAGCGTCCATGGTGCTGCCCCGCATAGAGGCGGCCGAGAAGGAAGTGAAGGTGGCCGGGGGAGCGGTGCTGCGGCAGGGCCGCCTGGTGGGCTGGCTCGGAGAAACCGAGGCCGAAGGCTTTCGCTGGCTGCAGGGTGAGCCCCGGGGGATCATAGTGGGCGCGCGTCTGCCCGGTACGGGAGCGGTGGATGCCTTTGAGGTCTGGCACGCACGTACCCGGATCGTTCCCCAGGTAACCGGAGGCCGCGTCTCCGTAAGGGTGGTGATTCAGGCCGAGGGCGGAATCTCCGAGCACGCCGGGACCGGTTCGGTGGCGCAAGCGGCACACCTGGCAGTGGCGGAAGAAGAGGTGGGACGGACCATAGCCCGGCGGGTTCAGGCAGCACTTAGAGAGCTAAAGCGTCTGAGGGCCGATGCCGCCGGCTTCGGGCAGGAGATAGAGAGGCACCACCCCCTTATGTGGGAGCGGCTCAAGCAACGGTGGGAAGAGGAGATTTTTCCCACCGTTCCCGTGCAGGTGGAGGCGCAGGTCCGCATACGCCAGGTCGGTCTTTACCGCTAG